Below is a genomic region from Triticum dicoccoides isolate Atlit2015 ecotype Zavitan chromosome 5A, WEW_v2.0, whole genome shotgun sequence.
CTTGAGGTCCTCAAGAAAGGATTGCACTGCTTCTCTCTCGCAATTGTTGTTGGCACCTGGAGAAGAACATGAAGCACAGAAATTTTAGAAAGTTAAGCATTGTTGAACAAACCCATTCCTGTGATGAATTGTACACCATGCAATCTGAAACTGTGATTTATACCACATCGTGCTTATTATTTATGTCAATAAGCATCTAAATTGTGAGAGATACAAAATGACCTAATGTTTGAACTGCGTGCCTTGTATTCAGATCGTATTCTCTTGGACATCAACAGAAAGAGGAGAACAATTAGCTGGGAAAGTGCAAAAAACAATAaaacaattttattttctttataaagCAGACACCAAAATATCCCAGTTTTTTTCCTAGCCCAAGAAAGACATCGGAGCGGCCAAGAGGTTAAGTAAGCATGACTGTTCCCAACttctcatggaagcaaggacagatGCACATGCACCAACTGCCAAACAGAGAGTTGCTCCCTAAATCTCCATGTTTATTCAATTCACCAAACATGTCGCCATCTCTCATTCTAAAACTAAACTAACAAATTCATGAATAAGCAGCAGAAGAATACGGAAGTAGAAGAAATAGCAAATGCACAAACTGATGTGTATTGAAAGTTAGGAATGCATATGGCTTTAGAAACTATGTTACCGTTGGTGTATTCTTATTGCGCAGATCAGCTGTACTTGCAGCGTATTCCTGAAGTTCTTCATTTCCTGGTTCTATGCTCAAGGCAAACCTTGAATTGCTCTGTGAAGAGGTACATTCAGAATTAAATAACAAGCTGGTGCAAGAAATTGCTAGATTTGAAAGGAAATATCATTCACCAGAGTATACTCATGTCCACAGTACACCCTTGTCACATCTGGAAGAGCTACAATTTTTTGGAGTGAAGAGTGCATCTGCAGGAAGGTCAGAAAAAAAGGTGATATACATGGGTCTCAATGATGCATATAATGAACTCCATTAGGTACACTTCTATGAAAACAAAAATGGAGCAAGCCACTTGCAAACAAAAAAACTACCACAAGCCCGCAACCATTCACCTTTTTAGCAATAACTGATTCCAATGCAAGGCGTGAGCAGTTAGATTTGATTTAACTATTCCTTGTTTGTTCAAATAAATGGAAGTGCAACAATATTCAGTGTAGCAAACTCGCACatgctattactccctccgtttttatttactctgcatattaggtttgactaaagtcaaactttgtaaagtttgaccaagattatagaaaaaaatataaacatttaaaataagaaatctatatgatgtgaaaatacattcaataatgaatctaatggtattgatttgttattgtatatgttaatatttttgtttataagctttgtcaaagtttacaaagcttgactttgaccaaagctaatacgcggactaaataaaaacggagggagtactattcatAGATCTTTTTAAACCTCTTTCATTAGTCATGGTTCTAGAAGTTCAGTTTATATTCAAAATTCTGAATCTCTAACCAGATGCTTATTGGTCTCAATTAGGAGTTCTTTAGCCGTAAGTTCCTTTTATTCGAAAGCAAAAAAACACTGGCAAGGAAGCAGCTTTATTACAGACATCTAGGGAAATCAGAAAGCACATGGAAGTAGAAGAAACTCAAAGAGCATAACATATGAGCATTTGAACGATTACAGAGTATACATCATACATGTATACAAAGATATCTGACCTGTTCTGGAGTCCCCTCAAAAAGCTTTCCACATGATAGACTAAACAAGGTATCACCTGTAAATATTGCTCCAGATCCAGGGAAATAAAAGCTCACATGACCTGATAGAAATACAAGGGGAATGGATGAATTTCTTGAAAACTATGTCACATCAGAAAATTATTCTGTAAACGAACATAATATGCATGTCCAGGAAAACAACAGAACACATGTCATAACAACTATGAAAAACTTTAATAGCTCCAAATATGCTCCATAAAGGGCAGCATCACTACTTCTGGACTCTGATAAAACATCAACCAAGTAAAACGGTAGATGATATTACATGAGCACGAGAGAAGGTAAGGAAAGAAATTTAGAATGTCATGAGAAAATTTAAATTTTAAGTGGTACTCCTAGTTTTTTCAAGTGGTACTCCTAGTGGCGACATCATCAGATGACCCCAGATGCATATGAACTTGGGCCAATAAATCACATTTCTAAGTTTCAATAACAAAAAATAAAAGATATATGTAATGTTGAATGATACTTGAAACTGCAAATTTTAAATCACCAATATTACTGTTTACAGCAGAAAAAAGAAACTGTGTACTGTCAGGGCTGCTATTTTGGACCTTCCTGTCTTATTTCTCTTGCTCAGCACACAAGTGGTAGTCTTTGGCACGAAATTGGCAGGTTCACATTTCATCCCACAAGGCGCATATATGAGTTCTCCAGAATTTTCTGAGAACTTTTTATTGcaatttttgaaagaaaaaaaataaccaAGTGCAAGTGGACCAGGGTGTAAACAATCTTCACTAGCCACCTGTAAAGCTAACCCAATACAACACAATGAAATTTGCAGTTACACACCTGATGTATGACCAGGAGTTTCCATCACAAGAACTTGATGACCCGCAAACATCCATGTGTCACCCTCGCTTAGAGTTATGTCAATGCCAGGAATTCGATCTTTATCCTTCTCAGAACCAATTACCTAGTATAAATATTAATGTTAGAGAAGAAAAACAGAAGATATCATTATTCCTCTCTTGATCTATGATGTTTGCGGTGACAGGGGCATCCAGCGGACACATAATGGCAAGCTAGAAAATAAACTTGTGCCAATCAGTTCCATCTATTAATCTAAAGAATCATCATATATTATAGTATTTACTACTTTAAGAACAATTTATACTCAAGGTCAATGACAAGCCATTTCAAGAACTGAACTTCTGGCTTCATTGTAAAATTCAACCCTGGCTGCCTAAATTTGACATATATATTGTTGCTAGGAATGCCAATAATATCTGGTACAGCAAAATGTTGATGAAACAATATCTGATTCCGCTTCATTTTATATCATAAGAGTACACATTTTGATGGCTTCACACAGTCTCTAAACAATAAAAAGGATGACAGAAACAACAAAGGAGGCAGTCAACTGTATACCTTTGCACCATATTTTGCCTTCAGTTCCAAGTTGCCACCAGTATGATCATAGTGATGATGGGTGTTCAATATGTAGGTCAAGTTCTGGTTTCTCTTTTCCAATGCGTTTATGATAGGCACCGCCTCAGAAGGGTCTACAACTCCAACTGTTCCAGTATCCACATCATGCAAGATGTATGCATAGTTATCTTGAAGACAGGGAACCTACACAGGATGCAGATCATAGTTAAGAAACAACAGAATGAAATTCAAGAGTATGAATAACAAGCAAAAAACATCCACAGAAAATAGGATACATAAAATGCAATGACATCAGACTTTTTTTGTTCAGTAAGACAGCAATCTACAATCTACTTGTTTGTGACGAACAATAAAATGTGTAAGTCACGCACTCATGGTCTCATGCTATTCCCTCTTAAAAGGAAAAAAGCATGTATGTATGAAGAATTGTTATGTCTTGGAGAAATACAAGTAATGCTGTTCAGATATTACCATAAAGATCCGGTGTCTGAAAGAAACTGCAAACATGAAGGGTCAAGAACAAACTAAAGAGAAGTGCACACCATCTGGCCCACCATAGTACACTCGATAAGGTTTGGCAACAAAGATGCAGTCTAACGTGGCGAAGATATATCGTGGTAGTTAGGTAAAGGGGTACAGAGCAACAAGATAGTAAAATGAAGCAGAATAAAGCAATAAGTGATGGAGTGGAAGAAGAATATGGGGAAGCTTTTTTCAGAGACATGAACCATTTCCTATTGAGAATGGACCAtaatttctctccgaaagcaatgcTGCTAGCAACAGCACGTGGTTGTGAGAAACTCATCAGAAATGGTTATGACTAGTCCCCCTCAATAAACAACTTTTGACTGTTTGAATTGCCTCCTAAAGCAAACCAAACCAGCCCAACTTATATTTCACTGCTGTATGCGCCCAAGTCAATGCAGCGAACACAAGTTACATTTACAGGCAAACATCTACAGCAGTTGCACTAAGTTTCAGTAGCAGTTGACTGAAATGGGATGTAGGGATTGAACTAAACCCTCTCAAAGAGTTCCAGTGCACTCACGAGCTCGATTTGCAGCGACGAGGAGACGCTGGTCATGTTGCAGAGGTACCGCGCGGCGCCGAACATCCGGCCCACCCCGTGGATGGTCCTCAGGGGCATGACCAGCAGCGTGCCGATCCCGTACATGAGCGGCTTCCCGAGCCATTTCCTGCTCACCCTCGGTATCAACGACGGCTGCCCCCTAATCTGCAAAAACAACACATCCAGCAGTTTTCTCAGACCTGGCAATCCGCAGCAGAGAACCAAATCACACAAAATCGGCCAGCCAGATCGCCCACACCAACCCCCCGCCGCGCGGCGCCTATCATACAGCACATGCCCGCATAATAAATAAATTAAACCAACGAAATTAGGTAGAAACAGGGGAACCACGGGACAGTCTCGGCGATAACGAGGGAACCGAGGGGCCGGATCGCAAAAGCGCCACGAGTCCCGCTCCTCCTCCGTTCGTTAACGCCGAGGCGGTTGTTGCAGCGTGCCGCGGCGATCGAGCGCGTCCCCGGCGGACGTGCGCGAGCCCCCGGCCCAGATCCAGGCCGACACAGAGAACCCCCGCAGAAATCGAAGGttgaggggagagggggaggaaggCCGTACCGCGGGGGCGGAGGAGGAGCAGCGCGGGAGGGAGGAGACGACGAGCGAGCAGGCCTTGGAGAACATCCGCATTCCTGCCCCTCCTGCCTCCGCCGCCGCTCTCGTCGCGTCGCGTCGCCGCCCGCCGACGAGGTAGGGGGGTGGGGGGAACGGAGAAGGCAATGGGGANNNNNNNNNNNNNNNNNNNNNNNNNNNNNNNNNNNNNNNNNNNNNNNNNNNNNNNNNNNNNNNNNNNNNNNNNNNNNNNNNNNNNNNNNNNNNNNNNNNNNNNNNNNNNNNNNNNNNNNNNNNNNNNNNNNNNNNNNNNNNNNNNNNNNNNNNNNNNNNNNNNNNNNNNNNNNNNNNNNNNNNNNNNNNNNNNNNNNNNNNNNNNNNNNNNNNNNNNNNNNNNNNNNNNNNNNNNNNNNNNNNNNNNNNNNNNNNNNNNNNNNNNNNNNNNNNNNNNNNNNNNNNNNNNNNNNNNNNNNNNNNNNNNNNNNNNNNNNNNNNNNNNNNNNNNNNNNNNNNNNNNNNNNNNNNNNNNNNNNNNNNNNNNNNNNNNNNNNNNNNNNNNNNNCAAGTAGTAGTGGGGGAGaagcgagggagagagggggaggttGGCCGGCTGTGATTGCGCTGCCTCGACCCGGGCCCACCGGGGGAGCGCGCGGGGTTCTTCTCTGCTGCGGGGCGGAGGGCCCACGTGGCGCCTGGCGGGGCGTCCGTCGCGGGATCGACGGCGGGGGCGGGGGGCGGGGGGCGGCTGAGGTCGTCGGCGTCAGGCGCAGGCGCGCGTGACTTGTGGGTGCGTACGGCCGCAGTCGTTGAGGGGCCTTGGACGCCAAACCGCGTATTTTTATGTGCGGGGCACACCAAAGTTTGCTTACGCTTTTCTGGCAGCGGAAATTTAGGCACCGTCTGAATTCCTCCATGGACACTTCTCTTTTTTTAAATTGATGAAACGTTTTTTTTATGGTAATACGCCATCACGGTGTTTTATATTTCATGCTCAAATATGGATACGTCGTTTGCCAAAACATCGACAAGGAAATCTGGAGGCTCCGATTGCCAAACAATGGATCGATCACACTCCGCTTCTTTTAACACCGTATAAATGCAGGGGCTCAAGTATACATACACGGTACaacctactactccctccgttctaaattactcgtcgtggtttgaactaaaaccatgacgagtaatttaGAACGAAAGGAATACAAACAAGCGTATCATGAGTTCATGACCCTATTAGCACTTTCGAGAGAGTTTTTTTTTTGAATCATGGGACTGCATGTCATATAttaagacaaaagggagaaagaaaTACATAGAGAGATAGATACAAGATTATtatgaaccaacctgtggttggatggttagagtgattgtggtatccccagcccatcaaggttcaaatcctagtgctcgcatttatttttaaatttatttcaGGACttcggatttccggcgatgcgcattcagtgagaggagacgttcccGCGTTCATAATTTTtacgatgatatgccggctcagtctttcggaggtgctcataggaatAAGGTGTGCGTGTGTGTTCATAGGGATAAGTGTATGCGCATACATATGAATGCTTGTGTCTGTACTAATCAAAGTCGTTACAGGCATCTCGTAGTCGATGGAGATTGTCTTCTAGCGAGCGCACATCATCAAAATACatgaaagaaaatccagaaaaatacGAGCAGCCATGTCAGATGAGATTTTGGCCTAGATGGGGTGGTTCCACACTAAAAAAAGGCTAACCATTTGAATTCACTTTTGTTTTGAAAAGGCGCAACAAGAAAAGTACTTAAAATGCCATATGGCGCTCGTGCTTTGTGAGCAAGTccacaaagaaaaaagaaaacgaaaaagaacATAAACAACTGAAAAAGGTCAAATGTCGCTCTTCTTCATAGCTTCATCTGTTGGCGCAACATGTGTCGCTCTTTTCTTCCGATGGATGTGTCGCACACAGAGTCACAGACGCGGAGCGTGCAGAGGGTTCAGATATAACCAGCGGAGTGCTAGAAGAAACAAATGAACTCACACTGTCATGTTCCAAACAATCTTTTGTGTTGTGTACACTTCGCCCAGCTCTTGGTCCACACGTGACCTCATTGTACGACTCCCACCAATGACGACCAGAAGAGAGTTCTTTCTCTGAAGCAAACATGCATCGGAACGGACGGGAACTTGGTGCTCTCGGGTTCTTGCGCATCCTATGTCCGTCAAAAAAATTAgtaattcaattttttttaaatacaGATTTTTTTGGGAATCAAACATGATTAGGTATTCTACCCATATAAAAAGTTTGGATAAGAAATGATTCATTTTGACTTCAGGGCAAAAAAGAGAAATCTATGACAACAGTATAGTACTTGTATATAGCGTTTTTTGCCGAATCTTCGACTCAGGATACAATAAAAGTCTTTCTCTAATGAATCTTTTTATACGACTACAATATTTGATCATGTCTGGTGCCAAAGAAGTTTTGggattttttgaacttctttttgaATTATTAATATATATTTTTGAATATACGGTGCGCTGGTACCCAGGTTCTCCTTTGTATTTTCCGCATCGGGACTGACTAGTCTCACATTTTGACTCCTCAGGAGAAAAACAAGCAAGCCGATTCCCTGATTAATCTGAAAAGGTCAGGGCCATTTCGTTTCTGCAAAATCCTACTCTCCAACAGATTACTTGTTAATACGGTGAAAATGACAGCAGATCACCATCAATCCATCGATGGTATTTAAGCACAAATCACTTTCCGGCCTCAAAAAATCACAGGGGCCGTCCAATGGAAACGGCACCGCTTGCCAAACAGAGCGAATTTACCCAATCAACATCAGCAATAAATCCCCCACAAAAAAAAATCCAGCAACAAATACAAATCCaagagagaacatcagttataaatACAGGTCAATTCATCAAATCACCTTTCTTTTTTCTGCTGAATCTTACTGGCAGTGAATCGATCAATACTAATTTTACATGGTACCGGAGCCCGGCCGGCAGCTCGCCATGGCATCTAGATGGACGACAAAGTCGTGTACACGCAGACAAACTGACAAGTTATGACTTATGAGAGGTTCTTCCATGCATTGCAGACTACATTCCTCATTATTGTGGAAATTACACGCGTATAGTTGTAACTGGCTTGATTTCTTGATTATTTTGCTGAAGGTGCATCTGGCTGATTCTGGGGCAGTGCGGCTTGAAATGCCGGAATTTCCATGTAGGCATCGTGAAGTCGCGACAAGGTTGGGTACTTCGTCTGCAAGAAAAGGAAAGCTTGTTGCTGTTGGTTTTCTGATGAGTATGTAGGGTGAGAGCAGCAGAAATCTTAATTTGCACAAAGAATATCAGAGAGGAAGTGAATACCATATCAATCTGGAAGCGATTGATGGCGGCATGGATCTGTGGGGCTAGACACACATCTCCCTGCCAAGGCCACAAATGTACATGTATCAGAAATTCAGAATATATAGTTCAAGATTAGTATTAGTAGTAGCACATTcagtaataatagtgacatgataattAAGGAAATGGGGAGTCCGGAATGGAATTTTGAAATATGTGTGGAGAAAATTATGCATGATCAATTTGGTCATGTTGACTTGGAAGTTCATTTCGAGGTGACTGATCAAGGAAAAGCATCAAACATGTAGTATCAGTGAAGAAGTGTGTAGGCTCAGAAACACAAACCAAATGGACTTCATCTCCGACGCAATATTTGCTGTCACATCCATCCAAGAGCTTTTCTATTGCTGCAACAAATAGTAAGAGCAGACCAAGAGTAAGATTATTTTGGTCAACTGAACAAATAATAAGTATGGTTGACGGCGGTCAGAACTCAGAACAGCACAACTGAACATCTCTCTGTCACATATGATCGAAGAATGGCTAAGAGAAAAGGAAGTCTAGAGGAAAACAGAGAGAGATTCCAAATTCCTTTTTTCTCAAATCTGCAGGTATATAACTGTGCAGACAGTATGTTGCGAAATATCGCACCTTTGAAGCCCTTGTCAATATAACGTTGAACCACCTCAAGGCTCTCATCGGGGCTCAACCTACCCTCATGCAAACCCTGCAAAGTAAACAAATATAAATAGTGCACACACAAACACTGTCAAACTCGTACTGAAATAATCGTTGAAAATTAAGACGAAATCTTGTCAGCGGTAGGTAACTCTCGGTAAAAACCCACAATTACGCCGTAGCCTTGGAGAGGTTGGATGCTTGAGCAAACTATGTTCGCAATCTGCAACAAGCAAAAAATGTAATTAGCTACTCCATATGGAGTTACCGATAAGTGTGCTGAACAACTATGGTTCGAAAAAAGAGTTTTGAACAACTATGGTTCATGTGATTAACAAGACACAGAAGTAGAACTATAGAAGAgatttttctactccctctgttcacttttgtaagacGTTTTAGACAGCTGAAATTGAACTGTTTTAGGTGTTGTCTTAAATGTCTAAAACGTCTTACAAaagcgaacggagggagtagaaaaaagaGCCAAAGAAGATCTTTAGCCGGACATATACCTGAAGATCAAGACCTTTCGTTTTGATATCTTTAGGTACGAGAGGATGCTGAGGATACTTATCTTCCAGATACTGCTCAGTGCATTAGAAAGACGCTTGTTAACTAGTAACAGAGGGACAGGAATGCTGAAGAAACACATTCTTAATCCACTGAAGCAAGAATTGTGACTCACCAACATGATAGCGAGAGAATCAGATAGAACAAAGTCCCCATCTACCAATGCTGGTATGTATTTGATCGGGTTTATTTTTTCATAGTCTGCAATAAGAAATCCATAACGGTGAATTCTCCTAAAGCAGAATACAAATTATGCGTTTTTCAACATTCCGTAGATTTCAGCATCGGGAAtagatgggtacaacatgcattgcAATTGTATCATTGATCAAGCCAAGATTTTCATCATCAAAGATGGTGCACAAAGTTGTTATAGCAGACTAAGCTAATGTCCAGGGAAGGAATAGTCTATGCGCAGTTCCCTGCAGATTAGGCA
It encodes:
- the LOC119302476 gene encoding probable hydroxyacylglutathione hydrolase 2, chloroplastic, translating into MRMFSKACSLVVSSLPRCSSSAPAIRGQPSLIPRVSRKWLGKPLMYGIGTLLVMPLRTIHGVGRMFGAARYLCNMTSVSSSLQIELVPCLQDNYAYILHDVDTGTVGVVDPSEAVPIINALEKRNQNLTYILNTHHHYDHTGGNLELKAKYGAKVIGSEKDKDRIPGIDITLSEGDTWMFAGHQVLVMETPGHTSGHVSFYFPGSGAIFTGDTLFSLSCGKLFEGTPEQMHSSLQKIVALPDVTRVYCGHEYTLSNSRFALSIEPGNEELQEYAASTADLRNKNTPTVPTTIAREKQCNPFLRTSSPEIKKRLSIPDHFDDARVLEVIRRAKDNF
- the LOC119302478 gene encoding glutathione S-transferase-like, encoding MATAKPILYGAWISSCSHRVRIALNLKGVDYEYKAVNPRTDPDYEKINPIKYIPALVDGDFVLSDSLAIMLYLEDKYPQHPLVPKDIKTKGLDLQIANIVCSSIQPLQGYGVIGLHEGRLSPDESLEVVQRYIDKGFKAIEKLLDGCDSKYCVGDEVHLGDVCLAPQIHAAINRFQIDMTKYPTLSRLHDAYMEIPAFQAALPQNQPDAPSAK